In Garra rufa chromosome 15, GarRuf1.0, whole genome shotgun sequence, a single genomic region encodes these proteins:
- the fhip2b gene encoding FHF complex subunit HOOK-interacting protein 2B, translating into MDMFNKVTAFLQQALETREPSMNLLDSFVDHWKAITNYYIETTDESRPVKQTDIPWRLRQMLDILVYEETQHGEETGPCMEYLLQHKILETLCTLGKAQYPPGMSQQVMLFFSKVLSQLQKPVLHLINVYRPVQKLIHLCGLPDSKTETEESQFILAVCTRVKKDPYVLNYILEITKDSQKRCSSTSDEAVVDGCSGASSPERAPSPQPSSSGSAQSGAHPSSSPHTATGIIPVLMHLGKSQKSRVMLRSMESLLLLVSLPQEDTGHLLAEKTPLCHLLAQRLTELYCLIPSSLDPADIQSYSGAQWRDQFTQDSTEESQSFPGSENVHTFFCFLDYCNELTKEAPRVLGSKMARTIHLQWLKGVIQPHLLQMSEVGILVHTALLSCSVRHIHSPLLLEELVQFLLGSDTHCEKRQDTQTHILRYRLIEHCNHISDEISITALRLFEELLQKPNKSILTNLVLRNLEKRGYRLPGSGAVDETQRAESDVLEETEELEEDPFFTDMYEDSGFGGQEPLLSLPERNRERRNPSVHTEVADTVNSFLCLVPQEAKTSHLVQGAGYDTYVHDAHKLLKECTALSLDWNWPDSVKTTETNPATDFYEGHFLQILFDRIARILEQPYELNLQVTSVLSKLAVFPHPHLHEYLLDPYISLSPGARSLFSTLVRVIGDLMQKIQHIHNVTDKLMMIRRQLMGLEEETMVDHVTLLKGVIVLEEFCKELAAVAFVKLPIEEQ; encoded by the exons ATGGACATGTTCAACAAAGTGACGGCTTTTCTGCAGCAGGCCTTGGAAACA AGGGAGCCGTCGATGAACCTGCTGGACTCTTTTGTGGATCACTGGAAAGCGATAACCAACTATTACATTGAAACTACAG ATGAGTCTCGTCCGGTGAAGCAGACAGACATCCCATGGCGGCTCAGACAGATGCTGGACATCCTGGTGTATGAGGAGACACAGCATGGAGAGGAGACGGGTCCCTGCATGGAGTACTTGCTCCAGCACAAAATACTAGAGACACTTTGCACACTGGGAAAAGCACAG TATCCTCCCGGCATGAGTCAACAAGTGATGCTGTTCTTCTCTAAAGTCCTGAGTCAGCTCCAGAAACCTGTGCTGCATTTAATCAACGTCTATCGGCCCGTACAG AAACTGATCCATTTATGCGGCCTCCCTGATTCAAAGACGGAAACAGAGGAGTCTCAGTTTATACTTGCTGTTTGCACTCGTGTCAAAAAAGACCCTTATGTCCTCAACTATATCCTTGAG ATTACCAAAGACTCTCAGAAAAGGTGCAGCTCTACCTCAGACGAGGCTGTGGTGGACGGCTGCAGTGGAGCCTCCAGTCCTGAGAGGGCTCCCTCTCCACAGCCTTCCTCCTCCGGTTCAGCCCAGAGCGGAGCTCATCCCTCCAGCTCACCTCACACAGCCACAGGCATTATCCCTGTACTCATGCACCTGGGGAAAAGTCAG AAAAGTCGTGTCATGCTCCGATCCATGGAGAGTTTGCTGCTGCTGGTCAGTTTACCACAGGAAGACACTGGACATCTGCTGGCTGAGAAAACGCCGCTGTGTCATCTACTCGCTCAGAGACTGACTGAACTTTACTGCCTCATTCCCTCATCACTCGACCCTGCAGACATTCAAAGCTACTCCGGCGCACAGTGGAG GGATCAGTTTACACAGGACAGTACAGAGGAGAGCCAGTCATTTCCTGGCAGTGAAAATGTCCACACATTCTTCTGTTTTTTGGACTACTGCAATGAACTCACCAAGGAAGCACCAAGG GTGCTTGGTTCTAAAATGGCCAGAACAATTCACCTTCAGTGGCTTAAAGGAGTCATTCAGCCTCATCTGCTTCAGAT GTCAGAGGTTGGGATCCTGGTACACACTGCTCTGCTGTCCTGTTCTGTACGTCACATACATTCTCCTCTGCTCCTGGAGGAACTGGTTCAGTTTCTGCTGGGCAGTGACACACATTGCGAAAAGCGACAGGACACGCAAACACACATTCTACGTTACCGCCTTATTGAACACTGCAACCACATCTCAGACGAG ATCAGTATCACAGCGTTGCGTCTTTTTGAGGAGCTTCTACAGAAACCCAACAAGAGCATCTTAACCAATCTGGTGTTGCGTAATCTTGAGAAGCGCGGCTATAGGCTGCCCGGATCAGGTGCCGTGGACGAGACGCAGAGAGCGGAGAGTGATGTTCTGGAAGAGACTGA AGAGTTGGAAGAAGATCCCTTCTTCACAGACATGTATGAAGACAGTGGGTTCGGCGGCCAGGAGCCTCTTCTGTCTCTGccagagagaaacagagagagacgTAATCCCAGTGTGCACACAGAAGTTGCTGACACTGTCAACAG ctTCTTGTGTTTAGTGCCCCAAGAGGCAAAAACATCCCATCTGGTGCAGGGAGCAGGATATGACACATACGTTCATGATGCACACAAACTG TTAAAAGAATGTACTGCTCTTTCTCTGGACTGGAACTGGCCAGATTCTGTGAAAACCACTGAAACTAACCCAGCTACAGACTTCTATGAAGGGCACTTCTTACAAATCCTGTTTGACCGGATTGCACGCATACTAGAGCAG CCATATGAGTTGAATCTGCAGGTGACGTCCGTTCTGTCCAAGTTAGCTGTGTTTCCTCACCCTCACTTGCATGAGTACCTGCTAGACCCGTACATCAGTCTGAGCCCTGGAGCGCGATCCCTCTTCTCCACTCTAGTCAGG GTGATCGGGGATTTAATGCAGAAGATCCAACACATCCACAATGTGACAGACAAACTGATGATGATCAGGAGACAGCTGATGGGACTGGAGGAGGAGACGAT